A region from the Triticum aestivum cultivar Chinese Spring chromosome 3D, IWGSC CS RefSeq v2.1, whole genome shotgun sequence genome encodes:
- the LOC123075886 gene encoding uncharacterized protein yields MARASSSSLSMGVVAALAVLVVLCAAVRAAAQGKTGPPAPKLSSNFKTIHPGRFGKRAQVLTCDDEKDKKNPCVATCDKVRCPNECIVMCPGCKTYCMCDFYPGVSCGDPRFTGADGNNFYFHGKKDQSFCVVSDADLHINAHFIGKRNPTMSRDFTWIQALGIRFADHRLYMAAQKTVEWDSDVDRLELAFDGMPIDIPTEVDAEWQSTIVPTLTITRTSATNGIRVQLKGVFDILANVVPITEKDSRIHNYGVTEEDSLAHFDIGFKFHAFTDDVHGVLGQTYRTDYVNKLSVTANMPIMGGAASYVSSDIFSTDCKVARFGRSRGAISMTTTKAS; encoded by the exons ATGGCgagggcgtcgtcgtcgtcgctgtccatGGGTGTGGTCGCCGCGTTGGCCGTGCTGGTGGTCCTGTGCGCCGCCGTGCGGGCCGCCGCTCAGGGGAAGACGGGGCCTCCCGCTCCTAAGCTATCGTCCAACTTCAAGACGATCCATCCGGGGCGGTTCGGGAAGAGGGCCCAGGTGCTCACATGCGACGACGAAAAGGACAAGAAGAACCCCTGCGTCGCCACCTGCGACAAGGTCCGCTGCCCCAACGAGTGCATCGTCATGTGCCCAGGCTGCAAGACCTACTGCA TGTGCGACTTCTACCCCGGCGTGTCCTGCGGTGACCCGCGCTTCACCGGCGCCGACGGCAACAACTTCTACTTCCACGGCAAGAAGGACCAGAGCTTCTGCGTCGTCTCCGACGCCGACCTCCACATCAACGCCCACTTCATCGGCAAGCGTAACCCCACCATGAGCCGAGACTTCACCTGGATCCAGGCCCTCGGCATCCGCTTTGCCGACCACCGCCTTTACATGGCCGCCCAGAAGACCGTCGAGTGGGACAGCGATGTCGACCGCCTTGAGCTGGCCTTTGATGGTATGCCCATCGACATCCCCACCGAGGTCGATGCTGAGTGGCAGTCCACCATCGTGCCCACGTTGACTATCACAAGGACCTCCGCGACCAACGGCATCAGGGTCCAGCTCAAGGGAGTGTTTGACATCTTGGCCAATGTGGTGCCCATCACCGAGAAGGACTCCCGCATCCACAACTACGGCGTGACGGAGGAAGACAGCCTCGCGCACTTCGACATTGGGTTCAAGTTCCACGCCTTCACAGATGATGTCCACGGAGTGCTCGGCCAGACGTACCGCACGGACTACGTCAACAAGCTCAGCGTGACCGCCAACATGCCCATCATGGGCGGCGCCGCCAGCTACGTCTCCTCCGAcatcttctccaccgactgcaagGTTGCCAGGTTCGGCCGTAGCCGCGGCGCGATCTCGATGACCACCACCAAGGCCAGTTAA
- the LOC123075885 gene encoding uncharacterized protein has translation MTAIRSLAWKIGGRALQRSPVICPAVKVEHELLLRMPPHVVKSRLFSSGGSDTGEPLCKNCLHSFTGPAADARSHLNNLGPKGLREEVEKKKKDLLYALLKMDSCTNLSAFQGENREELGVLLPLLQPKTQQPRLEELLDRPMKFCIFVICAAPIVAVLCVYRNSTRPFAIDEE, from the exons ATGACAGCTATTAGATCTCTAGCATGGAAGATCGGCGGCCGCGCACTACAGCGATCGCCGGTCATCTGTCCTGCTGTGAAGGTGGAACACGAGCTGCTCCTCCGTATGCCTCCACATGTTGTCAAATCTCGCCTATTTAGCTCCGGTGGTTCCGACACAGGCGAACCCTTATGTAAG AATTGTTTACACTCTTTCACAGGGCCTGCTGCGGATGCTAGGTCCCATCTTAATAATCTAGGACCCAAGGGTCTTAGAGAGgaagtggagaagaagaaaaaagatcTGCTATATGCACTACTGAAGATGGATTCCTGCACCAATTTGAGTGCATTTCAGGGTGAAAATAGAGAGGAGCTGGGCGTCCTGCTCCCACTGCTCCAACCCAAGACGCAACAACCCAG GCTTGAAGAGTTACTTGATCGACCAATGAAGTTCTGCATCTTCGTGATTTGCGCAGCACCTATTGTGGCCGTTCTTTGTGTTTACAGAAACAGTACTCGCCCGTTTGCAATAGATGAAGAGTAA